One window from the genome of Paramisgurnus dabryanus chromosome 20, PD_genome_1.1, whole genome shotgun sequence encodes:
- the rsrp1 gene encoding arginine/serine-rich protein 1 isoform X2, producing the protein MKEEGSPSRCGEGLQLIFDQKAPSSPGSSRSSSSDSSASSSRGSRSSRGSRRSPRNRRRSRSSSSSDSTSSSRSRSRSHPRCHRVSSRSRCRHRHYSPPRRYRARSRSYSRSPDRSYRRYRRSSSRSRSPPSYGYSRRSPSRSPVWRGSRFVGRYRCRFSRSPDRYRAYRSRSRSQERGGIRLSSAEKKYLLDIAKANAARILGVQNFELPASLKEQEERSSSVKEERVRTDPVSQKTQT; encoded by the exons ATGAAGGAGGAGGGCAGCCCCAGCCGCTGCGGTGAAGGTCTCCAACTTATCTTTGATCAAAAAGCCCCATCAAGCCCCGGCTCCTCTCGCTCCAGCAGCAGCGACAGCTCCGCCTCCAGCAGTAGAGGAAGCCGCTCCTCCCGTGGGTCACGGAGGTCACCACGAAACCGCCGTAGATCTCGTTCCTCCTCATCCTCAGACAGTACCTCATCCTCACGCTCCCGTTCCCGCTCTCACCCACGCTGTCACCGGGTTTCCAGCCGCTCACGCTGCCGCCATCGACACTATTCTCCCCCACGCCGTTACCGCGCTCGCTCCCGCTCCTACAGCCGATCTCCTGATCGCTCCTACAGACGCTATCGTCGCTCCAGCTCTCGTAGTCGCTCACCGCCTTCTTACGGCTACTCCCGACGCTCTCCATCTCGCTCACCTGTCTGGAGGGGCAGCAGATTCGTGGGGAGGTATCGGTGCAGATTCTCCCGTTCACCAGACAGGTACAGAGCTTACAGAAGCCGTTCCCGAAGCCAGGAACGAGGTGGCATTCGTCTCAGTTCGGCAG AGAAGAAGTATCTACTTGACATCGCCAAAGCAAATGCTGCCAGGATCCTGGGAGTGCAAAACTTTGAGCTGCCAGCTAGCTTGAAGGAGCAGGAAGAGCGATCCTCATCGGTTAAAGAGGAAAGGGTCAGGACTGATCCAGTATCACAAAAAACACAG ACATGA
- the rsrp1 gene encoding arginine/serine-rich protein 1 isoform X1 → MKEEGSPSRCGEGLQLIFDQKAPSSPGSSRSSSSDSSASSSRGSRSSRGSRRSPRNRRRSRSSSSSDSTSSSRSRSRSHPRCHRVSSRSRCRHRHYSPPRRYRARSRSYSRSPDRSYRRYRRSSSRSRSPPSYGYSRRSPSRSPVWRGSRFVGRYRCRFSRSPDRYRAYRSRSRSQERGGIRLSSAEKKYLLDIAKANAARILGVQNFELPASLKEQEERSSSVKEERVRTDPVSQKTQVSLTHMTKRTAVCHHMHVRGL, encoded by the exons ATGAAGGAGGAGGGCAGCCCCAGCCGCTGCGGTGAAGGTCTCCAACTTATCTTTGATCAAAAAGCCCCATCAAGCCCCGGCTCCTCTCGCTCCAGCAGCAGCGACAGCTCCGCCTCCAGCAGTAGAGGAAGCCGCTCCTCCCGTGGGTCACGGAGGTCACCACGAAACCGCCGTAGATCTCGTTCCTCCTCATCCTCAGACAGTACCTCATCCTCACGCTCCCGTTCCCGCTCTCACCCACGCTGTCACCGGGTTTCCAGCCGCTCACGCTGCCGCCATCGACACTATTCTCCCCCACGCCGTTACCGCGCTCGCTCCCGCTCCTACAGCCGATCTCCTGATCGCTCCTACAGACGCTATCGTCGCTCCAGCTCTCGTAGTCGCTCACCGCCTTCTTACGGCTACTCCCGACGCTCTCCATCTCGCTCACCTGTCTGGAGGGGCAGCAGATTCGTGGGGAGGTATCGGTGCAGATTCTCCCGTTCACCAGACAGGTACAGAGCTTACAGAAGCCGTTCCCGAAGCCAGGAACGAGGTGGCATTCGTCTCAGTTCGGCAG AGAAGAAGTATCTACTTGACATCGCCAAAGCAAATGCTGCCAGGATCCTGGGAGTGCAAAACTTTGAGCTGCCAGCTAGCTTGAAGGAGCAGGAAGAGCGATCCTCATCGGTTAAAGAGGAAAGGGTCAGGACTGATCCAGTATCACAAAAAACACAGGTGAGCCTCACACACATGACTAAAAGAACAGCAGTTTGTCATCATATGCATGTTAGAGGTTTGTAA
- the mgst3b gene encoding microsomal glutathione S-transferase 3b — protein sequence MAIENVLPANFGYAIFVYLYSFVMLMYLGLKVGGARKKFGIKYPTMYSDKEPLFNCIQRAHQNTLEVYPQWLVFQTIAALAYPTVASVLGVIWVTSRFSYAWGYYTGDPQKRMQGAYGYIGLFGVLLLSIYVALQLLGVL from the exons ATGGCGATTGAAAACGTGCTCCCGGCTAACTTTGGTTATGCAATTTTTGTATATCTGTATAGTTTTGTAATGTTAATGTATCTCGGGCTCAAAGTTGGTGGTGCCAGGAAGAAGTTTGGCATTAAG TATCCCACCATGTACAGCGACAAGGAGCCATTGTTCAACTGTATCCAAAGAGCCCATCAGAACACACTGGAGGTTTATCCACAGTGGCTGGTCTTCCAGACCATTGCTGCATTAGCTTATCCT ACGGTTGCTTCAGTGCTAGGAGTCATCTGGGTGACAAGCAGATTTTCCTATGCCTGGGGTTATTACACTGGTG ATCCCCAGAAGAGGATGCAAGGTGCATATGGATACATCGGGCTGTTCGGAGTCTTACTCCTTTCAATCTATGTGGCTCTTCAGCTGCTTGGAGTCTTGTAA
- the tmem50a gene encoding transmembrane protein 50A, whose translation MSGFLDGIRCGDCECNVDWGEKRNTIASIAAGVLFFTGWWIIIDAAIMYPKEEEFHHAYHTCGVIATIAFLMINAVSNGQVRGDSYSEGCLGQTGARVWLFIGFMLAFGSLIASMWILFGGFVVSDQKTLPVYPGIAIFFQNAFIFFGGLVFKFGRTEDLWQ comes from the exons ATGTCAGGGTTTTTGGATGGGATCAGATGTGGAGATTGCGAGTGTAATGTGGACTGGGGTGAGAAGAGAAACACCATTGCCTCCATCGCAGCTGGAGTTCTG TTCTTTACAGGCTGGTGGATTATTATTGACGCAGCGATAATGTACCCTAAGGAGGAAGAGTTTCACCATGCATACCACACGTGTGGAGTCATAGCAACAATAGCCTTTCTCAT GATCAACGCTGTGTCAAATGGTCAGGTGAGAGGGGACAGCTACAGCGAGGGCTGCTTGGGACAAACAG GTGCAAGAGTGTGGCTTTTTATTGGATTCATGTTGGCATTTGGGTCTCTCATCGCCTCTATGTGGATTCTATTTGGGGGTTTTGTTGTGTCTG ATCAAAAGACTCTTCCGGTGTATCCTGGTATTgctatttttttccaaaatgcatTCATCTTCTTTGG TGGTCTGGTGTTCAAGTTTGGACGCACTGAGGACCTTTGGCAGTGA
- the rhd gene encoding rh blood group, D antigen, translating to MAPQYAPSLRSRLPLVTFLLETIFLLLFVFFVKIEQHEPREFDQKTFIRLYAEFQDIHVMIFMGFGFLATFLVRYGFSGSGFNLLVAAMATQWAVLMNGFLLPQRHHNGAIYINMKSVIEAELCAASALVAMGAVHGKTNPVQLLLMALVEVTGFVVNQWIVRILLHADSLYSIMLLHVFGSLFGVMTSWVLHREQIRREKPEKEKTDSRTGLFAMLGTLFLWIFWPSFNSAVVYKKWETGLKLKVIYGTYLSLAVSVVIAMSISMLSSSKGKMNMVHIQRSALSGGVAFGVAMTAVQAPWIAMTIGFCSALLSALGCRYMKSHMLFAFECHDTCGVLNVHAIPGILGWFALLFLRLAGTESTIALRFAVHHICVLLITLCMSLVMGIATGLFLKLRIWRPQQDRKCFDDQAFWEFPHLVVKL from the exons ATGGCTCCTCAATACGCCCCAAGTCTTCGTTCAAGACTTCCGCTTGTCACTTTTCTTCTTGAAACCATATTTCTTCTActgtttgtcttttttgtgaaaatcgaACAACATGAACCAAGAGAGTTTGACCAAAAGACTTTCATTCGCTTATATGCAG AATTCCAGGATATCCATGTGATGATATTCATGGGCTTCGGATTCTTGGCCACCTTCCTCGTACGATATGGTTTCAGTGGATCGGGGTTCAACCTGCTGGTGGCTGCAATGGCCACTCAATGGGCTGTCTTGATGAATGGTTTTCTGCTGCCACAGCGTCATCACAATGGTGCGATCTACATCAATATGAAGAG TGTGATCGAGGCAGAGCTCTGTGCAGCTTCGGCACTGGTTGCGATGGGAGCGGTCCATGGAAAAACGAATCCGGTTCAGCTTTTGCTTATGGCGCTGGTGGAAGTCACAGGATTTGTGGTCAATCAGTGGATTGTGCGAATTCTGCTTCAT GCAGATTCATTGTACAGCATCATGCTTCTTCATGTCTTTGGGAGTCTTTTTGGTGTGATGACATCATGGGTACTGCACAGAGAGCAGATCAGACGCGAGAAACCAGAGAAAGAGAAAACTGACAGTAGGACTGGATTATTCGCCATGTTGG GAACACTTTTCCTGTGGATATTCTGGCCCAGTTTTAACTCAGCAGTAGTGTATAAAAAGTGGGAGACCGGACTGAAGCTCAAGGTGATATATGGGACGTATCTGTCTCTGGCTGTCAGTGTTGTCATAGCGATGTCTAtctctatgctctctagctcTAAAGGAAAAATGAACATG GTGCACATCCAGCGCTCCGCCCTCTCTGGTGGTGTTGCTTTTGGAGTTGCCATGACAGCAGTCCAGGCTCCATGGATTGCCATGACGATTGGTTTCTGTTCTGCTCTCTTATCCGCCCTGGGATGCCGGTACATGAAG AGTCACATGCTGTTTGCGTTTGAGTGTCACGACACCTGTGGCGTCCTCAATGTTCATGCCATACCTGGAATTCTGGGATGGTTTGCTCTTTTGTTTCTACGGCTGGCCGGTACAGAAAGCACAAT AGCTCTGCGGTTTGCTGTGCATCACATCTGTGTTCTCCTCATAACACTGTGCATGAGTCTGGTAATGGGAATAGCCACAG GACTGTTTTTGAAATTGAGGATCTGGAGACCTCAACAGGACAGAAAGTGCTTTGATGATCAGGCATTCTGGGAG TTTCCACATTTGGTGGTGAAGCTATAA